A single genomic interval of Fibrobacter sp. UWB13 harbors:
- a CDS encoding M23 family metallopeptidase — protein MLVDKLPLPGNEEPAPPVVEDWIAGCTSYDGTPFELKNDYAQCSWIVTDSLALPNTFLRYVKNLASDGSKIHWVASKKDFGDALLVVLEDSTRNVFLHMMREDSSKVWISSKTGCLFPGPCPHVPLGWSALAIVDNFDFEGLEQLLSADLFKGLGEAPIYPVLPGIVLEAGRDSLGMFVELNHGNGITSRMFGIGSWKMAPTVGKMLNVSDAVGRLSPQDSSSFFLTVRQNGLFVRWKDFYKLTHPVDSAQIASFKKKLPF, from the coding sequence ATGTTGGTGGATAAACTCCCGCTGCCTGGGAACGAAGAACCTGCACCTCCTGTTGTTGAGGATTGGATTGCGGGGTGTACTTCGTATGACGGGACTCCGTTTGAACTCAAGAATGACTATGCCCAGTGTTCGTGGATTGTAACCGACTCTTTGGCGCTTCCGAACACGTTCTTGCGCTATGTGAAAAATTTGGCGTCGGACGGGTCGAAAATTCATTGGGTGGCATCCAAGAAAGATTTTGGCGATGCTCTCCTGGTGGTCCTTGAAGATTCAACGCGCAATGTCTTTTTACACATGATGCGAGAGGATTCTTCGAAAGTCTGGATTTCGAGCAAGACGGGTTGCCTTTTCCCGGGGCCGTGCCCGCACGTGCCGCTCGGATGGTCTGCTCTTGCGATTGTAGACAACTTTGACTTTGAAGGCTTGGAACAGCTCTTGTCGGCGGACTTGTTTAAAGGTCTTGGGGAAGCTCCTATTTACCCTGTGCTTCCGGGTATTGTGCTTGAGGCAGGGCGCGATTCTCTTGGCATGTTTGTGGAACTCAATCACGGAAACGGGATTACTTCGCGCATGTTTGGCATCGGGTCCTGGAAGATGGCACCTACGGTGGGTAAAATGCTGAATGTTAGTGATGCCGTGGGGCGCCTCTCTCCGCAGGACAGTTCCTCGTTTTTCTTGACGGTGCGACAGAACGGCTTGTTTGTGCGTTGGAAAGATTTCTACAAGTTGACGCATCCGGTGGACTCCGCCCAAATTGCTAGTTTCAAAAAGAAGTTGCCTTTTTGA
- a CDS encoding STAS domain-containing protein yields the protein MMTETKNVGLFLVLPAPLNPIGAFDAETFKANFRSLMTEKADAKFIGVDLSGLDFVYSDAYNAFMQFHQELSKRNGTFAVLADRESLARSLKKVGLERFIRIFMSEADMAAYPRVEQGVAPAEEPAKAAVEPAKNAAVEKPADAILQASPAPQAPVAPKIMDTNPLVDETSSSKGTLVAVLVLLLILIAVVSYLVL from the coding sequence ATGATGACTGAAACAAAAAATGTGGGTTTATTCCTTGTGCTTCCCGCTCCACTCAATCCGATTGGAGCTTTCGATGCCGAAACGTTCAAGGCGAATTTCCGTTCTTTGATGACGGAAAAAGCTGACGCCAAGTTTATAGGCGTAGATTTGTCCGGACTCGATTTTGTCTATAGCGATGCGTATAACGCCTTTATGCAGTTCCATCAGGAACTTTCCAAACGTAATGGTACGTTTGCGGTTCTTGCCGATAGGGAATCGCTAGCCAGGAGCTTAAAAAAGGTGGGGCTTGAACGCTTTATCCGTATATTCATGAGTGAAGCGGATATGGCTGCGTATCCTCGGGTCGAACAGGGGGTGGCTCCTGCTGAGGAACCTGCTAAAGCTGCTGTTGAGCCTGCAAAAAATGCTGCGGTCGAGAAACCCGCAGATGCTATTCTTCAGGCAAGCCCTGCTCCGCAAGCTCCGGTCGCTCCGAAAATCATGGATACAAATCCGCTAGTGGACGAGACTTCTTCTTCGAAGGGAACTCTTGTTGCGGTTTTGGTGCTTTTGCTGATTCTCATAGCGGTTGTATCTTATTTGGTCTTGTAA
- a CDS encoding tyrosine-type recombinase/integrase, translating into MLLDDYIQNFLIYLQTQRRYSERTVITYRKSLEKYLAMLAGDAQRNPNAQQATATKTAAPLESFSETNVKNFVWDMKIKQKLAPTSICEHLAALKSFGKYLVRSKILQKNPAEAVPMPKRPKRLVQFLGQKDLAEEKFPELPENPTLPQVRARLLLELIYGSGLRISECQSLCWNQLQTKEKLVRVIGKGNKERIVPITDVLISWLEKFRAAEIEAGHAPTITSYVFLSENGKPYDIRTLRNDIHDLLREIGWEGKASPHVLRHSFATHLLENGAEIMSVKEMLGHSNISTTQIYTHVNAERLKQAFKKTHPRA; encoded by the coding sequence ATGCTTTTAGACGATTACATCCAAAATTTCTTGATATACCTGCAAACCCAGCGCAGGTATTCCGAAAGAACAGTCATTACATACCGCAAATCGCTCGAAAAATACCTCGCGATGCTAGCCGGGGATGCACAGCGCAACCCCAATGCACAGCAAGCAACCGCAACCAAGACGGCTGCGCCTCTTGAATCGTTCTCTGAAACAAACGTCAAGAATTTCGTGTGGGACATGAAAATCAAGCAGAAACTTGCACCCACAAGCATCTGCGAGCACCTCGCCGCACTGAAAAGCTTTGGCAAATACCTCGTGCGTTCGAAGATTTTGCAAAAGAACCCCGCCGAAGCAGTCCCCATGCCCAAGCGCCCCAAGCGCCTTGTGCAATTCCTCGGGCAAAAGGACCTCGCCGAAGAAAAATTCCCTGAATTACCTGAAAATCCGACTCTCCCGCAAGTCCGCGCACGACTTTTGCTCGAACTCATTTACGGCTCGGGACTGCGAATTTCGGAATGTCAAAGCCTCTGCTGGAACCAATTACAGACAAAAGAAAAACTTGTCCGAGTCATCGGTAAAGGCAACAAGGAACGCATCGTTCCAATTACTGACGTGCTCATTTCTTGGCTCGAAAAATTCAGGGCTGCTGAGATTGAAGCCGGACACGCCCCAACAATTACAAGCTACGTTTTCCTAAGCGAAAACGGAAAGCCCTATGACATCCGCACATTGCGAAACGACATTCACGACCTGCTCCGAGAAATCGGCTGGGAAGGGAAAGCAAGCCCGCACGTGCTGCGCCACAGTTTTGCCACGCACCTGCTCGAAAACGGCGCCGAAATCATGAGCGTCAAAGAAATGCTCGGGCATTCGAACATTTCCACCACGCAAATCTACACGCACGTGAATGCCGAACGACTAAAACAAGCCTTCAAGAAGACGCACCCGCGCGCATAG
- a CDS encoding DUF4416 family protein codes for MKASQFSENAQLIAFVLQKGSEWDPNVIELLEKTWGPIRHKGRLFAFDKTDYYKPEMGDDLYRGVVSFEKEIPPETIAEEKERSNALELTTASAETPELRHVNIDIGYMDMDKVVLPSYKRGPFKLYAGKGVWLDMLLTYAKGVFHPTAWAFDDFVRNPYQHDLQLIREKFKKARKG; via the coding sequence ATGAAAGCTTCTCAATTCTCTGAAAATGCGCAGTTGATTGCGTTTGTGTTGCAAAAAGGGTCTGAATGGGACCCAAACGTCATTGAGCTTTTGGAAAAAACTTGGGGCCCTATCCGCCATAAGGGGCGCCTTTTTGCATTTGATAAGACGGATTATTACAAGCCTGAAATGGGTGATGACTTGTATCGTGGGGTGGTCTCTTTTGAAAAGGAAATCCCGCCAGAGACGATTGCCGAAGAAAAGGAACGCAGTAACGCATTAGAACTCACGACCGCATCGGCGGAAACCCCGGAACTGCGCCATGTGAACATTGACATTGGCTACATGGATATGGACAAGGTGGTGCTCCCGAGCTACAAGCGTGGACCGTTCAAGCTTTATGCGGGCAAGGGCGTATGGCTCGATATGCTTTTGACGTATGCGAAGGGCGTATTCCACCCGACCGCCTGGGCGTTTGATGACTTTGTGCGAAATCCCTACCAGCACGATTTACAGCTTATCCGTGAAAAGTTCAAGAAAGCGCGCAAGGGATAA
- a CDS encoding M12 family metallo-peptidase, which produces MALLLSFFITACTTSVEADGEIILKPDTSRYIVHKLYPNDLARNDSAAANIAHGIMLAVHPGASYKLSFDIDSTVPAPELQLFRPYSIDAGLFGLSKVRTLTPTVVGKRYVYSFICEENEMTVWYTSLGNNGKYYEGEVKNISFTGTGTYKDHFALNLIVVGAVGKTKDGMDIEELSHYMLEAFREKYYGVTIDTLYVLYAHEHPTLGRKYTADYPWEAGTSSEDIFLGDLASSIDEKHSNTLNVFFMHSIAGNNVMGLSRLFAGELGAGEENAVVIGEYVHNQDGELELQSSYNIVMTMIHETGHSFGLRHTSATKLDMKQYLGGDEKTGVLVGDWSNIDDGLTDTPFCEEILRSNLYKQAEEPAFEASGFVYRAIHESCSDRKRYSSIYICPDLSNIMFPVTVECAQDLSFSEQQMEIIRSTLSIIPH; this is translated from the coding sequence TTGGCTCTGTTGTTGTCGTTTTTTATTACTGCATGCACGACATCAGTTGAGGCTGATGGTGAAATAATCCTAAAACCCGATACAAGTCGATATATTGTCCATAAACTTTATCCGAATGACTTGGCTAGAAACGATTCGGCAGCCGCAAATATTGCGCACGGAATCATGCTCGCTGTGCATCCAGGGGCTTCGTACAAGCTTTCTTTTGATATCGATTCTACTGTTCCGGCTCCGGAATTGCAGTTGTTCCGCCCCTATAGCATCGATGCGGGGCTTTTCGGGTTGAGTAAGGTCCGTACTTTGACGCCTACAGTTGTCGGAAAGCGATATGTCTATTCTTTTATCTGCGAAGAAAATGAAATGACGGTGTGGTATACATCGCTCGGTAACAATGGCAAGTATTACGAAGGCGAAGTTAAGAACATTAGCTTTACCGGGACTGGAACTTATAAAGATCATTTTGCTTTGAATCTGATTGTTGTTGGTGCTGTCGGGAAAACGAAAGATGGCATGGATATCGAAGAACTGTCGCATTATATGCTAGAAGCGTTTCGTGAAAAGTATTATGGTGTAACGATTGATACTCTATATGTCCTCTATGCCCACGAGCATCCTACATTAGGGCGTAAGTATACGGCTGATTATCCTTGGGAGGCTGGGACGAGTTCCGAAGATATCTTTTTGGGGGACCTTGCTAGTTCGATTGACGAAAAGCATAGCAATACCTTGAATGTGTTTTTCATGCATAGTATTGCGGGAAACAATGTCATGGGGCTCTCGCGTCTCTTTGCCGGGGAACTTGGTGCGGGCGAGGAAAATGCTGTTGTTATTGGAGAATATGTCCATAACCAAGATGGCGAACTTGAATTGCAGTCGTCGTACAACATTGTGATGACGATGATTCACGAAACTGGGCATTCTTTTGGTCTCAGGCATACATCGGCGACGAAGCTCGATATGAAGCAATATCTCGGTGGTGATGAAAAGACTGGCGTTTTGGTCGGCGACTGGTCCAATATTGATGATGGATTAACGGATACGCCGTTTTGTGAAGAAATTTTAAGGAGTAATTTATACAAGCAGGCTGAAGAACCCGCCTTTGAAGCCTCAGGTTTTGTTTATAGGGCGATTCACGAAAGCTGTTCAGACCGCAAACGTTATTCGTCTATTTATATTTGTCCTGATTTAAGTAACATTATGTTCCCGGTAACGGTCGAATGTGCTCAGGATCTCTCGTTCTCGGAACAGCAGATGGAAATAATCCGATCGACATTGTCGATTATCCCGCACTAA
- a CDS encoding DNA internalization-related competence protein ComEC/Rec2, producing the protein MLGSLILLTHFFRRHIQWVIFVSLAAGIIAHEGVVEIAETVRKNDAISNTDCGKVESRLPRPKGTAFIINVSGNAEETAIGNTHESAREGYKVRLTEKRNLPDLPLPGDSICFEASWYPETPPSVPGAFDTQNWLKSQGLAAYGKFKQWTAYPGDWTFERSFFKFRQFMQARFAKFLDPAETGLLMGLLAGDRSGIPEVLRSDFQRSGLVHVLAISGFHVVLLAGMLMIFLKATGLPHKAVTIIAVTLLAIYVPVTGGSPAVRRAVMMFAIPQIGTLFGKPANTLNSLGVALLLIILPEPSVIWNPGFQLSFAATAGIIIGTPHNPTKLLPDSLKQNKLWQKIQAFAIDPTYVTLCATLATAPFLIYHFKTLSPFAWFGNIIIVPAISLGMQAGLFAQLSPVDFICGTFCAAARFFLRLASLLTRILSDSAAASMTVGPFSPAVLLALGILILLLPVCYKNYIARKYAFICVLAAAALFAFESYCEVLHPSWTLTTIDVGQGDSHLIKAPSGRYFLVDAGDNSRQDSGKDIIVPFLHHIGVSKLDALIITHPDKDHFGGALSLLKMFPVKELWASDCSMKESKPDWQQVLSEARKRNIPIRNIHRGFLWKENFFEMRTIHPRNDVCVEANEGSITLRLKGLGHSAVLTGDLTVKGEKEIMKTDAYLKSDVLKLGHHGSKTSSSVPFLNAVSPMYAIIPSGRKNKFRHPHKQVTDRLDSLHIPYINTAKKGTITFTFVPDSISYTTMW; encoded by the coding sequence ATGCTTGGATCGCTGATTTTACTCACACATTTCTTCAGAAGGCACATCCAATGGGTGATTTTTGTGTCTTTAGCGGCAGGAATTATCGCCCATGAAGGGGTGGTCGAAATAGCCGAAACTGTTCGCAAAAATGATGCCATCAGCAATACCGACTGCGGGAAAGTCGAATCCAGGCTCCCACGGCCTAAAGGGACGGCTTTTATCATCAATGTTTCGGGAAATGCCGAGGAGACGGCTATTGGAAATACTCATGAGAGTGCGCGCGAGGGGTATAAAGTACGTCTGACTGAGAAGCGGAATTTGCCGGACCTCCCCTTGCCAGGGGATTCCATCTGTTTTGAGGCTTCGTGGTACCCCGAGACACCACCAAGCGTGCCTGGCGCTTTTGATACGCAAAACTGGCTAAAATCACAGGGACTCGCCGCTTACGGCAAGTTCAAACAGTGGACGGCTTACCCCGGCGACTGGACTTTCGAACGGAGCTTTTTTAAGTTTAGGCAATTTATGCAGGCGAGATTCGCAAAGTTCCTCGACCCTGCCGAAACGGGGCTTTTGATGGGGCTATTGGCGGGTGACCGCTCGGGCATTCCAGAGGTGTTACGTAGCGATTTTCAACGGTCGGGGCTTGTGCACGTGCTTGCAATTAGCGGTTTTCACGTCGTTTTGCTTGCAGGCATGCTCATGATTTTCTTGAAAGCGACCGGACTTCCGCATAAAGCGGTAACCATCATCGCCGTCACACTCCTTGCTATTTACGTTCCCGTCACGGGAGGCTCGCCAGCCGTGCGCCGTGCGGTCATGATGTTCGCCATTCCGCAAATTGGCACTTTATTCGGGAAACCCGCAAATACGCTCAACAGCTTGGGTGTCGCATTGCTCCTCATCATCTTGCCAGAGCCAAGCGTCATTTGGAATCCGGGATTCCAGCTTTCGTTTGCTGCGACCGCAGGGATTATCATCGGCACACCGCATAACCCGACAAAGCTTTTGCCCGATAGCCTCAAGCAAAACAAGCTTTGGCAAAAGATTCAAGCATTCGCCATTGACCCCACGTATGTGACGCTTTGTGCAACGCTCGCCACAGCACCATTCCTCATATACCATTTCAAGACACTATCGCCGTTCGCATGGTTCGGGAATATCATCATCGTGCCAGCCATTTCGCTAGGCATGCAGGCGGGGCTTTTCGCACAGCTCTCGCCTGTAGACTTTATCTGCGGAACATTCTGCGCCGCCGCGAGATTCTTTTTGCGTTTGGCATCGCTTTTGACGCGAATTCTTTCGGATTCTGCGGCCGCCTCGATGACCGTCGGACCATTCTCGCCTGCGGTTCTGCTAGCACTCGGAATCTTGATTTTACTTTTGCCGGTTTGCTACAAGAACTACATCGCCCGCAAGTACGCGTTTATATGCGTTCTAGCCGCCGCCGCTTTATTCGCATTTGAAAGTTACTGCGAAGTTCTGCACCCGTCGTGGACGCTCACGACCATCGATGTCGGGCAAGGCGACAGCCATCTCATCAAGGCGCCATCCGGCAGATATTTTCTCGTGGACGCTGGCGACAACAGCCGCCAAGATTCCGGCAAAGACATCATCGTTCCGTTTTTACACCACATCGGCGTAAGCAAGCTCGATGCGCTCATCATCACACACCCCGACAAGGATCATTTCGGCGGAGCGCTTTCGCTTTTGAAAATGTTCCCCGTCAAGGAACTTTGGGCAAGCGATTGTTCAATGAAAGAAAGCAAACCCGACTGGCAACAAGTCCTCAGCGAAGCCCGCAAAAGGAACATACCAATCCGCAACATCCATCGCGGCTTTCTGTGGAAAGAAAACTTCTTCGAAATGCGAACAATCCATCCGCGAAACGATGTTTGCGTCGAAGCGAACGAAGGGAGCATCACGCTTCGGCTCAAAGGACTCGGGCATTCTGCGGTACTTACCGGAGACCTCACCGTCAAAGGCGAAAAAGAAATCATGAAGACAGACGCTTATCTGAAAAGCGATGTGCTAAAGCTCGGGCACCACGGTTCCAAAACATCTAGCAGCGTACCGTTCTTGAACGCAGTCTCCCCCATGTACGCCATAATCCCCAGTGGTCGCAAAAACAAGTTCCGACACCCGCACAAGCAAGTGACCGACCGCCTCGATTCGCTCCACATTCCTTACATCAACACCGCAAAAAAAGGGACGATAACATTCACATTCGTCCCTGATTCCATCAGCTATACAACAATGTGGTAA
- the hisN gene encoding histidinol-phosphatase, giving the protein MENREIAKAGVAPENLELLKIALKTAELAEENILKFYQNDVGVEWKADKTPVTIADKGTEELARKFWAKETPGFGVIGEEFGIESPDAEYQWVIDPIDGTKSFIHGVPLFGTLIGLWHKNVPIASVIRLPAMKSAVWAVNGGGAFLDGREVRASKVSQLSDALVLSGTVNTMEDKGFGEGFTKLRRSARLHRGWGDCYGYYLVAAGRAEIMVDPVVSMWDIAPFPLLMKEAGGKFSTIDGKTELFDANGKPTAPIYEGFTSIATNGLLHDTALDFLTRHSEG; this is encoded by the coding sequence ATGGAAAATCGCGAAATTGCAAAGGCTGGTGTCGCTCCCGAGAATTTGGAACTCTTGAAGATTGCGCTCAAGACGGCTGAACTTGCCGAAGAGAACATCCTCAAGTTTTACCAGAACGATGTGGGTGTCGAATGGAAGGCTGACAAGACTCCCGTGACGATTGCGGACAAGGGAACGGAAGAACTCGCCCGCAAATTTTGGGCGAAGGAAACTCCCGGCTTTGGCGTCATTGGCGAAGAATTTGGCATTGAAAGCCCGGATGCGGAATACCAGTGGGTGATTGACCCGATTGACGGCACCAAGTCGTTTATCCACGGTGTGCCTTTGTTCGGAACGCTCATTGGGCTGTGGCATAAGAACGTTCCGATTGCAAGTGTGATCCGCTTGCCGGCAATGAAGAGCGCTGTGTGGGCGGTGAATGGTGGCGGCGCCTTTTTGGACGGTCGCGAAGTTCGCGCTTCGAAGGTATCGCAGTTGAGCGATGCGCTCGTGCTTTCGGGTACGGTCAACACGATGGAAGACAAGGGTTTTGGCGAAGGCTTTACGAAGCTCCGCCGCAGCGCTCGCTTGCATCGCGGCTGGGGCGATTGCTACGGCTATTACCTCGTGGCTGCAGGTCGTGCCGAAATCATGGTGGATCCGGTTGTGTCGATGTGGGACATTGCCCCGTTCCCGCTTTTGATGAAGGAAGCGGGTGGCAAGTTCAGTACCATCGATGGCAAGACGGAACTCTTCGATGCAAACGGCAAGCCGACTGCTCCGATTTACGAAGGCTTCACGAGCATTGCGACGAACGGGCTGTTGCACGATACTGCACTTGATTTCCTTACACGTCATTCTGAAGGCTGA
- the hisC gene encoding histidinol-phosphate transaminase, which yields MVEPRPELSKLSDYVPGKSIDEIRERYGLKNVVKLASNENPLGASPKAVEAFHEIANSLHLYPRGDAPKLIDAIAKMYGVSTNQIVIGNGSDEIIDMVGKAFIRQGDNCVGITPTFSVYKFTTLSNGADFIGVGEGDEKATLDKLAAAVNEKTRVAFICNPNNPTGHYYTEAEIRSFLAKVPSNVLVFLDEAYAEFATAADYPKMAPLLSEYPNLFLNRTFSKIYGLAGLRVGYAMASVEVVRAMWKIKPPFDVNQAAQVAAVAALADTAHVEATRKNNAVGFEYLNRELGALGFKVLPTQANFICVHIGERAKELVSFLEQNGMIVRGLTSFGMPEHIRITVGKPEENELLVSLVKKWVG from the coding sequence GTGGTCGAACCGCGTCCAGAACTTTCAAAACTTTCCGATTACGTCCCAGGCAAGTCCATCGACGAAATTCGTGAACGTTATGGTCTTAAGAATGTTGTAAAGCTTGCGTCTAACGAAAATCCGTTGGGTGCTTCTCCGAAGGCGGTGGAAGCGTTCCACGAAATTGCAAATTCGTTGCACTTGTACCCACGCGGCGATGCTCCGAAGCTCATTGATGCTATTGCAAAGATGTATGGCGTTTCTACCAATCAGATTGTGATTGGTAACGGTTCCGATGAAATCATCGACATGGTGGGCAAGGCTTTTATCCGCCAGGGTGACAATTGCGTGGGCATTACGCCGACGTTCTCCGTGTACAAGTTTACGACGCTTTCGAACGGTGCCGATTTTATTGGCGTTGGCGAAGGCGATGAAAAGGCAACGCTTGATAAGCTCGCTGCTGCTGTTAACGAAAAGACTCGCGTGGCTTTCATTTGCAACCCGAACAACCCGACCGGTCACTATTACACCGAAGCTGAAATTCGCAGTTTCCTTGCAAAAGTGCCATCGAATGTTCTCGTGTTCTTGGATGAAGCTTACGCTGAATTTGCAACGGCTGCCGATTATCCGAAGATGGCTCCGCTGCTTTCGGAATATCCGAACTTGTTCCTCAACCGTACTTTCAGTAAGATTTACGGTTTAGCTGGGCTCCGCGTGGGTTATGCGATGGCTAGTGTTGAAGTCGTCCGTGCCATGTGGAAAATTAAGCCGCCGTTTGACGTGAACCAGGCTGCTCAGGTGGCTGCCGTGGCAGCTCTTGCTGATACCGCTCACGTTGAAGCGACCCGCAAAAACAACGCTGTTGGCTTTGAATATTTGAACCGCGAACTTGGTGCGCTTGGTTTCAAGGTGCTTCCGACGCAGGCAAACTTTATTTGCGTGCACATCGGTGAACGTGCCAAGGAACTCGTTTCGTTCTTGGAACAGAACGGTATGATCGTTCGTGGTCTTACGAGCTTTGGTATGCCGGAACATATCCGCATCACGGTCGGCAAGCCCGAAGAAAACGAACTCCTCGTTTCGCTTGTCAAGAAGTGGGTTGGCTAG